One segment of Streptomyces bathyalis DNA contains the following:
- a CDS encoding DNA polymerase III subunit alpha, protein MPGFVHLHVASGFSMRYGASHPETLAERAAERGMDAVALTDRDTLAGAVRFARASAGAGVRPVYGVDLAVAERPEKKSAGRRRRTPVRGGAFIDESAQRVVFLAGQGAAGWERLCRLVTAAHASGAERPRLEWKDLAAVGGASGAGGSGAEEGALTVLLGPDSDVGRSLAAGRPDRAARQLDGWREIFGTQALRLEVGAHVPTRESARMLGLAAGEGIKPVLANGVRYADPGQGPVADVLDAARRLVPVDPRKGLDSGERWLKGPEAMASAAERIALAAGYRSDTANRLLAVTEETAGSCRVDPEYDIGIGRVHFPEPWLVGAGGGRSAERVLRSRCAAGMVARRYEGQRERWERLEHELRIIEGLGFSSYFLTVAQVVEDARAMGVRVAARGSGAGSLVNHLLGIAHADPVEHGLLMERFLSPSRAALPDIDIDVESARRLEVYRAIFDRFGEERVAAVAMPETYRVRHAIRDVGAALSIDPAETDRLAKSFPHIRARDARAALDELPELRGVDAEKYGPRFWDLVESLDALPRGIAMHPCGVLLSDSSLRARTPVVPTSGEIPFGPAGPGPGGTSPGEESGGEARGSAPVAMSQFDKDDVEELGLLKLDVLGVRMQSAMAHAVAEIERTGGGHVALDEVPEDDPQTYELIRSTETLGCFQIESPGQRDLVGRLQPESFHHLVVDISLFRPGPVVADMVRPFIEARHGRRPASYPHPDLEPALRETFGVVVFHEQIIEILSVMTGCGRAMADEARRALSDDERQGRVRAWFTQEASRRGYDAEAVERTWEIVEAFGSYGFCKAHAVAFAVPTYQSAWLKAHHPAAFYAGLLEHDPGMYPKRLLLADARRRGVPVLPLDVNRSSVGYQIELVSDFRGVGDGTADTTGPSSELPDRQEHAGYAEHAERRLWGLRLALSEVQGISEADAERVAAGQPYDSLADLWRRARPPRPVAERLARVGALDAFTPDGNRRDLLLQIAELHRQQRGRSGAREGQLALDHLAKGSAAPEPAGLPDLDADERLGAELGVLGMDTSRHLMDDHTAFLRELGAYTARALRDARHGETVLVAGAKAATQTPPIRSGRRVIFSTLDDGTGLVDLAFFDDSHAACAHTVFHSWLLLVRGVVQRRGPRSLSVVGSAAWDLAELAELRRAGGLDAVTARLAEPPMSPEPDQDEGSGEDQNQGASTGSGGRTVEVAKGYEMHPWADLRPPGDAAGSPNALRKLWHSSPGSAG, encoded by the coding sequence ATGCCGGGATTCGTGCACCTGCACGTCGCCTCCGGATTCTCCATGAGATACGGGGCCTCCCACCCCGAGACGCTGGCCGAACGCGCCGCCGAGCGCGGCATGGACGCGGTCGCGCTCACCGACCGGGACACCCTCGCCGGAGCGGTCCGCTTCGCCCGTGCGAGTGCCGGCGCCGGGGTGCGTCCCGTCTACGGGGTGGATCTGGCCGTGGCGGAGCGGCCGGAGAAGAAGAGCGCGGGGCGCCGCCGCCGTACCCCCGTCAGGGGTGGGGCCTTCATCGACGAATCGGCACAGCGGGTCGTCTTCCTCGCCGGGCAGGGTGCGGCGGGGTGGGAGCGCCTGTGCCGGCTGGTCACGGCTGCCCACGCCTCCGGCGCTGAGCGTCCCCGGCTGGAGTGGAAGGACCTGGCCGCGGTGGGAGGTGCGTCCGGCGCGGGAGGCTCCGGAGCGGAAGAGGGGGCGCTGACCGTGCTGCTCGGCCCCGACTCCGACGTCGGCCGGTCGCTCGCCGCCGGCCGGCCCGACCGCGCGGCACGGCAACTGGACGGCTGGCGGGAGATCTTCGGTACGCAGGCGCTGCGCCTGGAGGTCGGCGCGCACGTGCCGACGCGGGAGTCCGCGCGGATGCTGGGTCTCGCGGCAGGGGAGGGGATCAAGCCCGTACTGGCCAACGGGGTGCGCTACGCCGATCCGGGCCAGGGCCCGGTCGCGGACGTACTGGACGCCGCACGCCGCCTGGTCCCCGTCGACCCCCGGAAGGGACTGGACAGCGGCGAGCGGTGGCTCAAGGGCCCCGAGGCCATGGCCTCGGCCGCGGAGCGCATCGCTCTTGCCGCGGGCTACCGGAGCGACACCGCGAACCGGCTGCTGGCGGTGACCGAGGAGACCGCCGGGAGCTGCCGAGTCGACCCGGAGTACGACATCGGCATCGGCCGAGTGCACTTCCCCGAGCCGTGGCTGGTCGGTGCGGGCGGAGGCAGGAGCGCCGAGCGCGTGCTGCGGTCACGGTGTGCGGCCGGGATGGTCGCCCGGCGGTACGAGGGGCAGCGGGAGCGCTGGGAGAGACTCGAACACGAGCTGCGGATCATCGAAGGGCTGGGCTTCTCCTCCTACTTCCTCACCGTCGCGCAGGTCGTGGAGGACGCACGGGCGATGGGCGTGCGGGTCGCGGCGCGCGGCTCGGGCGCCGGATCGCTGGTCAATCATCTGCTGGGCATCGCGCACGCTGATCCCGTCGAACACGGCCTTCTCATGGAGCGGTTCCTCTCACCGAGCCGCGCCGCACTGCCGGACATCGACATCGACGTGGAATCGGCACGGAGGCTGGAGGTCTACCGCGCCATCTTCGACCGCTTCGGCGAGGAGCGCGTCGCGGCCGTCGCCATGCCGGAGACCTACCGGGTGCGGCACGCGATCCGCGACGTGGGTGCGGCGCTGAGCATCGACCCCGCCGAGACCGACCGGCTCGCGAAGTCGTTCCCGCACATACGGGCGCGCGACGCGCGTGCCGCTCTCGATGAGCTTCCCGAACTGCGCGGCGTGGACGCCGAGAAGTACGGGCCCCGCTTCTGGGACCTGGTCGAGTCGCTGGACGCACTGCCCCGCGGTATCGCCATGCACCCGTGCGGGGTGCTGCTCTCGGACTCCTCGCTCCGCGCCCGTACGCCCGTCGTTCCCACCAGCGGCGAGATTCCCTTCGGCCCCGCCGGTCCGGGGCCCGGGGGCACTTCCCCGGGGGAGGAGTCAGGGGGAGAGGCCAGGGGGAGCGCGCCCGTCGCGATGTCGCAGTTCGACAAGGACGACGTGGAGGAGCTGGGGCTGCTCAAGCTGGATGTGCTGGGGGTGCGGATGCAGTCCGCGATGGCGCACGCGGTCGCGGAGATCGAGCGGACCGGCGGCGGCCATGTCGCGCTGGACGAGGTGCCCGAGGACGATCCGCAGACGTACGAGCTGATCCGCTCCACCGAGACGCTCGGCTGCTTCCAGATCGAATCGCCGGGCCAGCGCGACCTGGTGGGACGGCTGCAGCCGGAGAGCTTCCACCATCTCGTCGTCGACATCTCGCTGTTCCGGCCGGGACCGGTCGTCGCCGACATGGTGCGGCCGTTCATCGAGGCGCGGCACGGCCGTCGGCCCGCCTCGTATCCGCACCCGGATCTGGAGCCGGCGCTGCGCGAGACGTTCGGTGTCGTTGTCTTCCACGAGCAGATCATCGAGATCCTGTCCGTCATGACCGGATGCGGCCGTGCCATGGCCGACGAGGCGCGGCGTGCCCTCTCGGACGACGAGCGGCAGGGGAGAGTGCGGGCCTGGTTCACGCAGGAGGCGTCCCGGCGCGGGTACGACGCCGAGGCCGTCGAACGCACCTGGGAGATCGTGGAGGCATTCGGCTCCTACGGCTTCTGCAAGGCGCACGCCGTCGCCTTCGCCGTTCCGACGTATCAGTCGGCGTGGCTGAAGGCCCATCATCCGGCGGCTTTCTACGCGGGGCTGCTGGAGCACGACCCGGGGATGTACCCCAAGAGGCTGCTGCTGGCGGACGCGCGCAGGCGCGGGGTGCCGGTGCTGCCGCTGGATGTGAACCGCTCGTCGGTCGGCTATCAGATCGAACTGGTGTCTGATTTCAGGGGTGTTGGAGACGGGACCGCGGACACCACGGGACCCTCCTCCGAACTCCCGGACCGTCAGGAACACGCGGGCTATGCGGAACATGCGGAACGGCGCCTGTGGGGGCTGCGTCTCGCCCTCTCCGAAGTGCAGGGCATCAGCGAGGCGGACGCGGAGCGCGTCGCCGCCGGGCAGCCCTACGACTCGCTGGCGGACCTCTGGCGGCGGGCACGGCCGCCGCGTCCCGTCGCCGAAAGGCTCGCGCGCGTCGGGGCGCTGGACGCCTTCACACCCGACGGCAACCGCCGCGATCTGCTGCTCCAGATCGCCGAACTCCACCGTCAGCAGCGCGGCAGATCCGGTGCCCGCGAGGGGCAGCTGGCACTGGACCATCTGGCGAAAGGTTCCGCCGCGCCCGAGCCGGCCGGGCTTCCCGACCTCGACGCGGACGAGCGGCTGGGAGCGGAACTCGGTGTCCTCGGCATGGACACCTCCCGGCACCTCATGGACGATCACACCGCCTTCCTGCGGGAGTTGGGCGCGTACACCGCACGTGCGCTGCGCGACGCACGGCACGGTGAGACGGTCCTGGTCGCGGGGGCCAAGGCAGCGACCCAGACCCCGCCGATCCGCTCCGGGCGGCGCGTCATCTTCAGCACCCTCGACGACGGCACGGGGCTGGTCGACCTCGCCTTCTTCGACGACAGCCACGCGGCCTGTGCGCACACCGTCTTCCACTCCTGGCTGCTGTTGGTGCGGGGAGTGGTGCAGCGGCGCGGGCCGCGCAGCCTCAGCGTGGTCGGGTCGGCGGCATGGGATCTGGCCGAGCTGGCCGAACTGCGCCGCGCCGGTGGCCTGGACGCGGTCACGGCCAGGCTGGCGGAGCCGCCCATGAGCCCCGAGCCGGATCAGGACGAGGGGAGCGGCGAGGACCAGAACCAGGGCGCGAGCACCGGTTCCGGGGGCCGAACCGTCGAGGTGGCCAAGGGTTACGAGATGCATCCCTGGGCCGATCTGCGTCCTCCCGGGGATGCCGCCGGTTCTCCGAACGCCCTGCGCAAGCTCTGGCACTCCAGCCCGGGGAGCGCGGGATGA
- a CDS encoding DNA polymerase Y family protein — MSESGEHGEHSELSGPGEHSELSGPGEHDGGPGGQLRVLYVHFGGRVRQVDEDRPEFSVLLGLLARFTPVVQALAPDAALADVRGALRYFDRDAPGLARLIRLRVLALYDTECTVGVAVNPLLARMAAHSGPPGAVRVVRLEETAGFLAGKPVAALHGVGPVTARTLCSYGLDTVGRVAGAPPATLQRILGAKTGRLLRERARGIDPTPVVPDEPARSESSEFRFGRDEIDPAERRRALLTLADELGFRMRTGGQVARALTLTVRYADRSVTTRTRTLAEPTAHTPALTAAAYAMHDGLGLQRARVRAVTLRAEELMPAELASLQLSLDPREEKARRAEAAADRARLRFGAAAAHPAGLFDAA, encoded by the coding sequence ATGAGCGAATCCGGCGAGCACGGCGAGCACAGTGAACTCAGCGGGCCCGGCGAGCACAGTGAGCTCAGCGGACCCGGCGAGCATGACGGCGGGCCGGGCGGACAACTGCGCGTGCTGTACGTCCACTTCGGGGGCAGAGTCCGTCAAGTGGACGAGGACCGCCCGGAGTTCTCCGTGCTGCTCGGTCTCCTCGCCCGTTTCACCCCCGTCGTGCAGGCGCTGGCGCCCGATGCCGCGCTCGCCGACGTGCGTGGCGCGCTGCGGTACTTCGACCGTGACGCACCCGGGCTGGCCCGGCTCATCCGTCTCCGCGTGCTGGCCCTGTACGACACCGAGTGCACCGTCGGAGTCGCCGTCAATCCGCTGCTCGCGAGGATGGCCGCGCACTCCGGGCCCCCGGGTGCGGTGCGGGTCGTGCGTCTGGAGGAGACCGCCGGGTTCCTCGCCGGCAAGCCCGTCGCGGCACTGCACGGCGTCGGCCCGGTGACCGCTCGCACCCTGTGCTCGTACGGTCTGGACACCGTCGGCCGCGTCGCCGGCGCCCCGCCCGCCACCCTGCAGCGCATCCTCGGCGCGAAGACCGGCCGCCTCCTCCGGGAGCGCGCCCGCGGCATCGACCCGACACCGGTGGTTCCCGATGAACCGGCACGCTCGGAGAGCTCCGAATTCCGCTTCGGCCGGGACGAGATCGACCCGGCCGAGCGCCGCCGCGCGCTGCTCACCCTCGCCGACGAACTGGGCTTCCGTATGCGCACCGGCGGGCAGGTGGCCCGCGCGCTGACCCTCACCGTCCGCTATGCCGACCGCTCCGTCACCACGCGCACCCGCACGCTCGCCGAACCGACCGCGCACACCCCGGCGTTGACCGCCGCCGCCTATGCCATGCACGACGGGCTCGGGTTGCAGCGGGCCCGCGTGCGCGCGGTGACCCTGCGCGCGGAGGAGCTGATGCCGGCCGAACTCGCCTCCCTGCAGCTGTCCCTGGACCCCCGTGAGGAGAAGGCCAGGCGCGCCGAGGCGGCTGCCGACCGGGCCCGGCTGCGGTTCGGTGCGGCAGCGGCGCATCCCGCGGGACTGTTCGACGCGGCGTAG
- a CDS encoding MFS transporter, with amino-acid sequence MSATSAPPPDAPRFRWPALAVVTTGMLMTILDGSIVTVAMPAIQSDLGFSSVSLSWVVNAYLIAFGSLLLLAGRLGDLIGRKRMFMTGTGLFTSASLLAGAAGSPAVLITARFLQGVGCAMASAVGLGILVTLFTAPNERAKAIAVFSFTGAAGASIGQVLGGVLTDELNWHWIFFINLPIGLAALAAAVPFLPADRGLGIRAGADVIGAFLVTTGLMTGIYTVVNVEEHGWTSAPTLGCGALAAALLAAFTLRQATATTPLMPLRILRSRSVCGANLVQVLMVAALFSFQVLVALYLQKVLGYGAASTGLAMLPAAAVIGVVSLGVSARLIARYGERNVLLTGLVLLIGVLGLLTRIPVQAHYATDLLPVMLLAAGFGLALPALTSLAMSGAGDDDAGLASGLFNTTQQIGMAAGVAVLSTMAASRSEGLLAQGRSRAEALTGGYHLAFTIGAGLLATAFVIALIVLRGPGQTSITDGRYEDESAAKGAAFSSAAAPARTDSGCLDG; translated from the coding sequence ATGTCCGCAACCTCCGCCCCGCCCCCCGACGCTCCGCGCTTTCGGTGGCCCGCCCTCGCCGTCGTCACCACCGGGATGCTGATGACCATCCTCGACGGCAGCATCGTGACCGTGGCCATGCCGGCCATCCAGAGCGATCTCGGATTCTCTTCCGTAAGCCTGAGCTGGGTCGTCAACGCCTACCTGATCGCCTTCGGAAGCCTGCTGCTGCTCGCCGGAAGACTCGGCGATCTGATCGGCCGCAAGCGCATGTTCATGACCGGTACCGGACTCTTCACCTCGGCCTCGCTCCTGGCGGGTGCCGCCGGATCTCCCGCGGTGCTGATCACTGCCCGGTTCCTGCAGGGGGTCGGCTGCGCGATGGCCTCCGCCGTCGGCCTGGGCATCCTCGTGACACTCTTCACCGCGCCCAATGAGCGGGCCAAGGCGATCGCCGTGTTCAGCTTCACCGGCGCGGCCGGTGCATCGATCGGCCAGGTCCTCGGCGGAGTTCTCACCGACGAACTCAACTGGCACTGGATCTTCTTCATCAACCTGCCGATCGGACTCGCGGCTCTCGCGGCTGCCGTACCCTTCCTGCCCGCAGACCGCGGGCTCGGCATCAGGGCCGGAGCCGATGTGATCGGAGCCTTCCTCGTCACCACGGGGTTGATGACGGGGATCTACACCGTCGTCAACGTCGAAGAGCACGGCTGGACTTCGGCACCCACGCTCGGCTGCGGAGCACTCGCCGCAGCTCTGCTCGCCGCGTTCACACTCCGCCAGGCCACTGCCACAACACCCCTCATGCCGCTGCGGATCCTCCGGTCGCGTAGCGTCTGCGGGGCCAATCTGGTGCAAGTCCTTATGGTGGCCGCGCTGTTCTCGTTCCAGGTCCTCGTCGCCCTCTACCTGCAGAAGGTGCTCGGATACGGCGCCGCCAGCACCGGCCTGGCCATGCTCCCGGCAGCAGCGGTCATCGGTGTGGTGTCCCTGGGCGTCTCGGCCCGCTTGATCGCCCGCTACGGCGAGCGCAACGTCCTGCTGACAGGGCTCGTCCTCCTGATCGGGGTCCTGGGACTGCTCACCCGAATCCCCGTGCAGGCGCACTACGCGACCGACCTGCTCCCGGTGATGCTTCTCGCTGCCGGCTTCGGGCTGGCCCTCCCCGCACTGACCTCCCTCGCGATGTCCGGTGCGGGGGACGACGATGCCGGGCTCGCCTCCGGACTCTTCAACACCACCCAGCAGATCGGCATGGCTGCGGGCGTCGCGGTGCTCTCCACCATGGCGGCTTCACGCAGCGAGGGTCTGCTCGCACAGGGCAGGAGCCGGGCCGAGGCGCTGACCGGCGGCTATCACCTGGCCTTCACCATCGGTGCGGGGCTGCTCGCCACCGCCTTCGTCATCGCGCTCATCGTGCTGCGCGGACCGGGGCAAACGTCGATCACAGACGGCAGGTATGAGGACGAGAGCGCTGCGAAGGGGGCGGCATTCTCGTCGGCCGCCGCTCCCGCTCGTACGGACAGCGGCTGCCTCGACGGCTGA
- a CDS encoding MarR family winged helix-turn-helix transcriptional regulator: protein MTSMTPTSTEPDLSYLLDHTSHVLRSQMSAALAEAGLTARMHCVLVHALEEERTQIQLAEIGDMDKTTMVVTVDALEKAGLAERRPSSRDRRARIIAVTEEGSRVAERSQKIVDRVHEEALAALPEKDRQTFLRALRHLIAGHLATAAENPHPVRRARQREK, encoded by the coding sequence ATGACCTCCATGACACCCACCAGCACCGAACCCGACCTGTCCTACCTGCTGGATCACACCAGTCACGTGCTCCGGAGCCAGATGTCCGCAGCGCTCGCCGAGGCCGGACTGACGGCACGCATGCACTGCGTACTGGTGCACGCACTGGAGGAGGAGCGCACCCAGATCCAGCTCGCCGAGATCGGCGACATGGACAAGACCACCATGGTGGTGACGGTGGACGCACTGGAGAAGGCCGGCCTCGCCGAGCGCCGCCCGTCCAGCCGGGACCGGCGGGCCCGGATCATCGCGGTCACCGAGGAAGGCTCCCGGGTCGCCGAGCGGAGTCAGAAGATCGTCGACCGCGTCCACGAGGAAGCACTGGCGGCGCTTCCCGAGAAGGACCGGCAGACCTTTCTGAGGGCATTGAGGCACTTGATCGCCGGACATCTGGCCACAGCCGCCGAGAACCCGCACCCGGTGCGGCGAGCACGCCAGCGGGAGAAGTAG
- a CDS encoding RNA methyltransferase, with amino-acid sequence MVQKITSRNARFQQWQSLLTNRNKRQRTREFLVQGVRPITLAVEHGWPVRALIHSTRRPLSRWAEDLVRDVHTERVAMAPELLAELGGKDESAPEVVAVLEMPEDDLSRIGVDDGFLGVLFDRPTGPGNIGTVIRSADAFGAGGVIVTGHAADVYDPKSVRASTGSLFALPAVRVPSQREVIAWLERHRALGRRVTIVGTDEDGATDLFDSDLTGPVLLLVGNETAGLSAAWRQLCDLTVRIPMSGSASSLNAAGAATAVLYEVSRQRIAAGRR; translated from the coding sequence CTGGTTCAGAAGATCACCTCCCGCAACGCCCGCTTCCAGCAGTGGCAGTCGCTGCTGACCAACCGGAACAAGCGGCAGCGCACACGGGAGTTCCTCGTCCAGGGAGTGCGCCCCATCACGCTCGCCGTCGAACACGGCTGGCCGGTGAGGGCGTTGATCCACTCCACGCGGCGGCCGCTCTCGCGCTGGGCCGAGGACCTGGTGCGCGACGTCCACACCGAACGGGTCGCGATGGCACCCGAACTCCTCGCCGAGCTCGGCGGGAAGGACGAGAGCGCGCCCGAGGTCGTCGCGGTGCTCGAGATGCCGGAGGACGATCTGTCCCGCATCGGCGTGGACGACGGCTTCCTCGGCGTGCTCTTCGACCGCCCCACCGGCCCCGGGAACATCGGCACGGTCATCCGCTCCGCGGACGCCTTCGGCGCCGGCGGCGTGATCGTGACCGGACACGCCGCCGACGTCTACGACCCCAAGTCGGTGCGGGCCAGCACCGGTTCGCTCTTCGCGCTGCCCGCGGTGCGGGTGCCCTCGCAGCGTGAGGTGATCGCATGGCTGGAGCGGCACAGGGCGCTCGGACGGCGCGTCACGATCGTCGGCACCGACGAGGACGGCGCCACGGACCTCTTCGACTCCGACCTGACCGGCCCCGTACTGCTCCTCGTCGGGAACGAGACCGCGGGGCTCAGCGCGGCCTGGCGCCAGCTGTGCGATCTCACGGTGCGCATCCCGATGAGCGGATCGGCCAGTTCGCTCAACGCGGCCGGCGCCGCGACCGCCGTGCTGTACGAGGTCTCACGGCAGCGCATCGCCGCCGGCCGTCGCTGA
- a CDS encoding esterase/lipase family protein, which produces MKLSWKHPYTPAVAAAAAIVMTALPLTASGASASEAPSSGTSTPDSKTSSDTDPAGQAQLADKPAAEDPKGSADKSAAADSEGGWNDFDCKPSEAHPRPVVLVHGTGGNKIDNWLGLAPYLKKRGYCVFSLDYGQYNGIPLLHGLGPIEDSAAQLDTFVDKVLDSTAKGKVDIVGHSQGGMMPRYYMKFLGGADKVNALVGIAPSNHGTTLNGLTKLVDLIPGLGDAVDGLAPSLMQQKQGSDFINRLNEGGDTLPGVKYTVIATKYDEVVTPYKSQFLDGPDVKNVTLQDLCPADISEHLAIGLFDKLAFHETANALDPANAERTTCSS; this is translated from the coding sequence GTGAAACTGTCCTGGAAGCACCCCTACACCCCGGCAGTCGCTGCGGCGGCCGCGATCGTCATGACGGCGCTCCCACTCACGGCGTCCGGGGCCTCCGCTTCTGAGGCCCCCTCATCGGGCACGTCCACTCCGGACTCCAAGACGTCCTCGGACACCGACCCTGCCGGGCAGGCCCAGCTGGCCGACAAGCCCGCAGCCGAGGATCCGAAGGGATCGGCAGACAAGTCCGCAGCCGCAGACTCGGAGGGCGGCTGGAACGACTTCGACTGCAAGCCCTCGGAGGCACACCCCCGTCCCGTCGTGCTGGTGCACGGCACCGGAGGCAACAAGATCGACAACTGGCTCGGTCTCGCGCCCTACTTGAAGAAGCGCGGCTACTGCGTCTTCTCCCTCGACTACGGCCAGTACAACGGCATCCCGCTGCTGCACGGCCTCGGCCCCATCGAGGACTCCGCCGCCCAGCTCGACACCTTCGTCGACAAGGTCCTCGATTCGACGGCCAAGGGCAAGGTCGACATCGTCGGCCACTCGCAGGGCGGCATGATGCCCCGCTACTACATGAAGTTCCTCGGCGGAGCGGACAAGGTGAACGCCCTCGTCGGCATCGCACCGAGCAATCACGGCACCACGCTGAACGGGCTCACCAAGCTCGTGGACCTGATCCCCGGACTCGGCGACGCCGTCGACGGGCTCGCCCCGTCGCTGATGCAGCAGAAGCAGGGCTCGGACTTCATCAACCGCCTCAACGAGGGCGGTGACACCCTGCCCGGCGTGAAGTACACGGTGATCGCGACGAAGTACGACGAGGTCGTGACGCCCTACAAGTCGCAGTTCCTGGACGGACCGGACGTCAAGAACGTCACGCTGCAGGACCTGTGCCCGGCCGACATCTCCGAACACCTGGCGATTGGCCTCTTCGACAAGCTCGCGTTCCACGAGACGGCCAACGCCCTCGACCCGGCCAACGCCGAGCGCACGACCTGCTCCTCCTGA
- a CDS encoding pyridoxamine 5'-phosphate oxidase family protein: MEPPSATREVTSEAELRELLGEPAPHAARKVRSTLHALDREWLAHSPLCLIATSGRDGSCDVSPKGDPPGFVKVLDDRTVAIPDRPGNKRADGFRNILQNPQVGLIHLLPGRGDTLRINGRARIVREAPFLEEMTVRRNTPVLALVVQVEEIFYHCSKAFLRSSAWSPATWAPEALPGRARISKALERQEDPLELLEKHYGPAYAEKLYEW, translated from the coding sequence ATGGAACCGCCGTCGGCGACGAGGGAAGTCACTTCGGAGGCCGAGCTGCGAGAACTGCTCGGCGAGCCCGCCCCGCACGCGGCGCGGAAGGTCCGGAGCACGCTGCACGCGCTGGACCGGGAGTGGCTTGCACACTCGCCGCTGTGTCTGATCGCCACCTCGGGCCGCGACGGTTCGTGCGACGTGTCGCCGAAGGGCGATCCGCCCGGCTTCGTCAAGGTGCTCGACGATCGCACGGTCGCGATCCCCGACCGGCCGGGCAACAAGCGGGCCGACGGGTTCCGCAACATCCTGCAGAACCCTCAGGTCGGGCTCATCCACCTGCTGCCCGGGCGCGGCGACACGCTGCGGATCAACGGCAGGGCGCGGATCGTCCGTGAGGCGCCGTTCCTCGAGGAGATGACGGTCCGGCGGAACACCCCCGTGCTCGCACTGGTGGTGCAGGTCGAGGAGATCTTCTACCACTGCTCGAAGGCCTTCCTGCGCTCCTCCGCCTGGAGTCCCGCCACCTGGGCGCCGGAGGCGCTGCCCGGGCGGGCGAGGATATCCAAGGCGCTGGAGCGTCAGGAGGACCCCCTCGAGTTGCTCGAGAAGCACTACGGGCCGGCGTACGCGGAGAAGCTGTACGAGTGGTGA
- a CDS encoding lytic polysaccharide monooxygenase auxiliary activity family 9 protein — protein sequence MSARRTVARMAALGAVPLALSMAGAAPAAAHGSMTDPVSRVSACFAEGPENPRSAACKAAVKTGGTQALYDWNEVNIPDAAGRHEQIIPDGKLCSAGRAKYKGLDLPRKDWPSSRMTAGEHSFSYKSTAPHKGSFELYITKPGYDPSKPLKWSDLESEPFAKVKDPRLAGGAYKFKGDVPKRSGRHLIYSVWQRSDSPEAFYTCSDVTFGSGQAAAGTESRTSSQGRPSAPSDSQIEAGAAKSTVEHGGHGNPSAGEHGTHSAHGSGESRAGHSSHNAPKTKSAEQGGRLAQSGSDDTTTDIALAGAGVLVVGASLVCLGARRRDLGRRSGS from the coding sequence ATGTCCGCTCGTCGCACGGTCGCACGCATGGCCGCTCTCGGAGCCGTGCCGCTCGCGCTCTCCATGGCAGGCGCGGCGCCCGCCGCAGCCCACGGATCGATGACGGACCCGGTGAGCCGCGTCTCGGCCTGCTTCGCCGAGGGGCCGGAGAACCCGCGGTCCGCCGCGTGCAAGGCGGCCGTGAAGACCGGCGGCACCCAGGCGCTCTACGACTGGAACGAGGTCAACATCCCGGACGCGGCCGGCAGGCACGAGCAGATCATTCCGGACGGCAAGCTGTGCAGCGCGGGACGGGCCAAGTACAAGGGCCTGGACCTGCCGCGCAAGGACTGGCCCTCGTCGAGGATGACCGCCGGTGAGCACTCCTTCTCCTACAAGTCGACGGCTCCTCACAAGGGCAGCTTCGAGCTGTACATCACGAAGCCGGGCTACGACCCGTCGAAGCCGCTGAAGTGGTCGGACCTGGAGTCCGAGCCGTTCGCGAAGGTCAAGGACCCGCGGCTCGCGGGCGGGGCGTACAAGTTCAAGGGCGACGTGCCCAAGAGGTCCGGCCGGCACCTCATCTACAGCGTCTGGCAGCGCTCCGACAGCCCCGAGGCGTTCTACACCTGCTCCGACGTCACCTTCGGGAGCGGTCAGGCCGCCGCGGGCACCGAGTCGCGGACCTCTTCGCAGGGCCGCCCCTCCGCGCCGAGCGACTCGCAGATCGAGGCGGGCGCCGCCAAGTCGACCGTGGAACACGGCGGCCACGGCAACCCGTCGGCCGGCGAGCACGGCACGCACAGCGCGCACGGCAGTGGCGAGAGCCGGGCCGGCCACTCCTCCCACAACGCCCCGAAGACGAAGAGCGCCGAGCAGGGCGGCCGGCTCGCCCAGTCCGGCAGTGACGACACGACGACGGACATCGCGCTCGCGGGCGCCGGAGTCCTCGTCGTCGGTGCCTCGCTCGTGTGCCTCGGTGCACGCCGCCGTGACCTCGGCCGTCGCAGCGGAAGCTGA